A window of the Streptomyces griseochromogenes genome harbors these coding sequences:
- a CDS encoding acyl carrier protein — protein sequence MNPTPPVPAQPTTDTVLAEITGMLRTLLAEYGEDDVVIGMSTTFNRDLELESIDLVTLAGLLEERYGRRVNLAEFLAGMEFDEIIELTVGRLVEYVVWSLKATEAG from the coding sequence ATGAACCCCACCCCGCCGGTCCCGGCGCAGCCCACCACGGACACGGTGCTCGCCGAGATCACCGGCATGCTCCGCACGCTCCTCGCGGAGTACGGCGAGGACGACGTGGTGATCGGCATGTCCACCACCTTCAACCGCGATCTGGAACTGGAGAGCATCGACCTCGTCACCCTCGCGGGTCTGCTGGAGGAGCGGTACGGACGGCGGGTCAACCTCGCCGAGTTCCTGGCCGGCATGGAGTTCGACGAGATCATCGAGCTGACCGTGGGCCGGCTCGTCGAGTACGTGGTGTGGAGCCTGAAGGCCACGGAGGCGGGCTGA
- a CDS encoding acyltransferase yields MPKRKNTFSSWRRRLVQRAVHTGWSWVQRTGSVTAENPGRLRFGSIGEATRLAFPLGTVFGEPWIHLGSHCIIGEQVTLTAGLMPDLDLGPDPILRIGDGVVLGRGSHVIADTTVTIGSDCYFGPYVYVTSTNHSYDDPHQPIGKQWPRMEPVEIGPGCWIGTGAVILPGARIGRNVVVAAGAVVRGAVPDHAVVAGAPARVVRRWTPDEGWQPPLRTPPPVPIPEGITPEQLQALAGLDEEAVERLARLEADG; encoded by the coding sequence GTGCCGAAGCGCAAGAACACGTTCTCATCCTGGCGACGCCGACTGGTGCAGCGCGCGGTGCACACGGGCTGGTCCTGGGTGCAGCGCACGGGTTCGGTGACGGCCGAGAACCCCGGTCGCCTCCGCTTCGGCTCGATCGGCGAAGCCACCCGGCTGGCCTTCCCGCTCGGCACGGTCTTCGGCGAGCCCTGGATCCACCTCGGGTCCCACTGCATCATCGGTGAGCAGGTCACCCTCACGGCCGGCCTGATGCCGGACCTGGATCTCGGCCCGGACCCGATCCTGCGCATCGGCGACGGAGTCGTCCTCGGCCGCGGCAGCCATGTCATCGCCGACACCACGGTCACCATCGGCAGCGACTGTTACTTCGGCCCGTACGTCTACGTCACCTCCACCAACCACTCCTACGACGACCCGCACCAGCCCATCGGCAAGCAGTGGCCGCGCATGGAGCCGGTGGAGATCGGCCCGGGCTGCTGGATCGGCACCGGTGCGGTGATCCTGCCGGGGGCGCGGATCGGCCGGAACGTGGTCGTGGCCGCCGGTGCGGTGGTCCGGGGCGCGGTGCCCGACCACGCCGTGGTGGCGGGAGCGCCCGCCCGCGTCGTACGCCGCTGGACGCCCGACGAGGGCTGGCAGCCGCCGCTGCGGACTCCGCCGCCCGTGCCGATCCCGGAAGGGATCACGCCGGAGCAGCTGCAGGCGCTGGCCGGCCTGGACGAGGAAGCGGTCGAGCGGCTGGCCCGGCTCGAGGCCGACGGCTGA
- a CDS encoding glycosyltransferase — protein sequence MSGFLFVVPPLVGHINPAVGVAARLAERGHRVAWVCADPALLHRLAGQDARVYACAGPVPGAEGAVRPPDLRGAEALKFLWEWYLVPLADAMAPGVRAAAEAFRPDVVVADQQAFAGALVAERLGLPWATSATTSAEFTGAYDGLPKVAEWLRERLTELRTRIGDPAQAADPRYSPHLLLVFSTPELIGPQAPLGQRIHYVGPSLADRPAGPGFPWEWLDPGRAKVLVTLGTANADAGQRFLAECLAVLRERADRVQAVLVDPGGTLPAAPADRFGKDVLILPSVPQLPLLERMDAVVCHAGHNTVCEALWHGVPLVVAPIRDDQPVVASQVVDAGAGVRVRFGRVTAPRLGAALDTVLNDRAHRAAAARVRTAFRAAGGARAAAGHLERLASHSTP from the coding sequence GTGAGCGGGTTCCTGTTCGTCGTCCCGCCGCTGGTCGGGCACATCAACCCCGCCGTCGGGGTCGCCGCCCGGCTCGCCGAGCGCGGCCACCGCGTGGCCTGGGTCTGTGCCGATCCCGCGCTGCTGCACCGCCTCGCGGGCCAGGACGCGCGGGTGTACGCGTGCGCCGGTCCGGTGCCGGGCGCGGAGGGTGCCGTACGGCCGCCCGATCTGCGGGGTGCGGAGGCGCTGAAGTTCCTTTGGGAGTGGTACCTGGTACCGCTCGCCGACGCGATGGCCCCGGGCGTCCGTGCGGCCGCCGAGGCGTTCCGCCCCGATGTGGTCGTCGCCGACCAGCAGGCCTTCGCCGGCGCCCTGGTGGCCGAGCGCCTCGGCCTGCCGTGGGCGACCTCCGCCACCACCTCGGCCGAGTTCACCGGCGCCTACGACGGCCTGCCCAAGGTCGCCGAGTGGCTGCGCGAGCGCCTCACCGAGCTGCGCACCCGGATCGGCGACCCGGCCCAGGCCGCCGACCCGCGCTACTCGCCCCACCTGCTTCTCGTCTTCAGTACACCCGAACTCATCGGTCCCCAGGCCCCGTTGGGGCAGCGGATCCACTACGTCGGGCCGTCCCTCGCCGACCGCCCGGCCGGACCCGGCTTCCCCTGGGAGTGGCTGGACCCCGGCCGGGCGAAGGTCCTGGTGACCCTGGGCACCGCCAACGCCGACGCCGGACAGCGCTTCCTCGCCGAGTGCCTCGCCGTGCTGCGCGAACGCGCCGACCGGGTGCAGGCGGTGCTCGTGGACCCGGGCGGCACCCTGCCGGCCGCCCCCGCGGACCGCTTCGGCAAGGACGTGCTGATCCTGCCGTCCGTTCCCCAGCTCCCGCTCCTGGAGCGGATGGACGCGGTCGTCTGCCACGCCGGGCACAACACCGTCTGCGAGGCGCTCTGGCACGGCGTCCCGCTCGTCGTGGCCCCCATCCGGGACGACCAGCCGGTGGTGGCCTCGCAGGTCGTGGACGCGGGCGCCGGAGTGCGGGTCCGCTTCGGCCGGGTCACCGCGCCCCGGCTCGGCGCGGCCCTCGACACCGTCCTGAACGACCGTGCCCACCGGGCCGCCGCGGCCCGCGTCCGCACGGCCTTCCGCGCGGCCGGCGGCGCCCGCGCGGCAGCGGGCCACCTGGAACGACTGGCGTCACACAGCACCCCATGA
- a CDS encoding class I SAM-dependent methyltransferase has product MSDKSKNSERVAALRPAYQADLADGTDRFFAPRRTTCPWCESDGLTTRLHTTDLLQHKPGRFSLDRCTDCGHTFQNPQLTAEGLEFYYRDFYDGLGEQRMSGTFGGRTAMYRDRAEAMVPHDPTPKNWLDVGTGHGHFCEAARTVLPGTCFDGLDFTDGVDLAAREGRVEHAYRGAFPDLAPDLAARYDVVSMFHYLEHSTDPDRELRAAHEAVRPGGHLLIEVPDPESRYARLLGRWWLPWLQPQHLHFMPVANLRRRLTELGFTVVAEQHAEPHDPVDLLAAVWLTLDHTAPRDDAPWLPEPPGALRRTLRTALLLAGVPALLTATLLDRLAIRPLSHRLGLSNAYRLVARRE; this is encoded by the coding sequence ATGAGCGACAAGAGCAAGAACAGCGAGCGCGTCGCCGCCCTGCGCCCCGCCTACCAGGCAGACCTGGCCGACGGCACGGACCGCTTCTTCGCACCCCGGCGCACCACCTGCCCCTGGTGCGAGTCCGACGGCCTGACGACCCGGCTGCACACCACCGACCTGCTCCAGCACAAGCCCGGCCGCTTCAGCCTCGACCGCTGCACCGACTGCGGCCACACCTTCCAGAACCCCCAACTGACCGCCGAAGGCCTGGAGTTCTACTACCGCGACTTCTACGACGGCCTCGGTGAGCAGCGTATGAGCGGCACCTTCGGCGGCCGCACCGCGATGTACCGGGACCGCGCCGAGGCGATGGTGCCGCACGACCCCACCCCGAAGAACTGGCTGGACGTCGGTACCGGACACGGCCACTTCTGCGAGGCCGCCCGCACCGTGCTGCCCGGCACCTGCTTCGACGGGCTGGACTTCACCGACGGCGTCGACCTCGCCGCCCGCGAGGGCCGTGTGGAGCACGCCTACCGCGGTGCCTTCCCCGACCTCGCGCCCGACCTCGCCGCCCGCTACGACGTGGTGAGCATGTTCCACTACCTGGAGCACAGCACCGACCCCGACCGCGAACTGCGCGCCGCCCACGAGGCCGTACGCCCCGGCGGCCACCTGCTCATCGAGGTACCGGACCCGGAGAGCCGCTACGCCCGTCTCCTCGGCCGCTGGTGGCTGCCCTGGCTCCAGCCGCAGCACCTGCACTTCATGCCGGTCGCCAACCTGCGCCGACGGCTGACCGAACTCGGCTTCACGGTGGTCGCCGAGCAGCACGCGGAGCCGCACGACCCGGTGGACCTGCTCGCCGCCGTCTGGCTGACCCTCGACCACACCGCCCCGCGCGACGACGCCCCCTGGCTGCCCGAGCCGCCCGGCGCCCTGAGGCGCACCCTGCGCACCGCGCTTCTCCTCGCCGGTGTGCCCGCCCTGCTCACGGCCACCCTCCTCGACCGCCTCGCGATCCGCCCCCTGTCCCACCGTCTCGGCCTGTCCAACGCCTACCGTCTGGTCGCCCGCCGCGAGTGA
- a CDS encoding lysylphosphatidylglycerol synthase transmembrane domain-containing protein, which translates to MRKDDVPVSSLSPLSPPTSLSPPVPPPLPPSEAPVRRVSFMAARPVRLALVLAPLLLAAGWALANRPLAHEGAARLVAADPWWLLAGGGFTCLTWVAASCVRQGALPDRVPPGLLLASQFAAGAANHALPGGLGAHAVTVRFLRTQGVPLARATASVGLYSLAKSGAKTVVLLVFLAVSPAWRRLGDLVPDGRILVPVGAAAGGALAVAGVLLTVVRPLRRPVTGLVRSALADARVVHGRPCRVLALWGGAAAMPLVQGGALVCVGASLGLGLPWEQVVLAYLAAGTAVGAVPAPGGLAVDAALVWTLVAFGATPAVATATVIGYRVLTDWLPLLPGALVLSALVRAKVL; encoded by the coding sequence ATGCGGAAGGACGACGTCCCCGTGTCCTCACTGTCCCCGCTGTCCCCGCCCACCTCACTCTCCCCGCCCGTCCCGCCTCCCCTTCCCCCCTCCGAGGCTCCGGTGCGCCGTGTCTCCTTCATGGCCGCCCGGCCGGTCCGGCTCGCCCTCGTGCTGGCGCCGCTGCTGCTCGCCGCGGGCTGGGCCCTGGCCAACCGGCCCCTGGCACACGAGGGTGCCGCCCGGCTGGTGGCCGCCGACCCCTGGTGGCTGTTGGCCGGGGGCGGATTCACCTGTCTGACCTGGGTGGCGGCTTCCTGCGTGCGGCAGGGTGCCCTGCCGGACCGGGTGCCGCCGGGGCTGCTGCTGGCCTCGCAGTTCGCCGCCGGTGCCGCGAACCACGCACTGCCCGGCGGCCTCGGCGCGCACGCCGTCACGGTCCGTTTCCTGCGCACCCAGGGCGTGCCGCTCGCTCGGGCGACCGCCTCGGTCGGCCTGTACTCGCTGGCCAAGTCGGGGGCGAAGACGGTGGTGCTGCTCGTGTTCCTGGCCGTCTCGCCCGCCTGGCGGCGGCTCGGGGACCTGGTCCCGGACGGACGGATCCTGGTGCCCGTCGGCGCCGCGGCGGGCGGTGCGCTCGCGGTGGCGGGGGTGCTCCTGACCGTCGTACGGCCGCTGCGGCGCCCGGTGACGGGGCTGGTGCGCTCCGCTCTCGCCGATGCGCGCGTGGTGCACGGCCGGCCCTGCCGGGTGCTGGCCCTGTGGGGCGGGGCGGCCGCGATGCCGCTGGTGCAGGGCGGTGCGCTCGTGTGTGTCGGGGCCTCGCTCGGCCTCGGGCTGCCCTGGGAGCAGGTGGTCCTCGCCTATCTGGCGGCGGGCACCGCCGTGGGAGCCGTGCCGGCGCCCGGGGGCCTGGCGGTGGACGCGGCGCTGGTGTGGACGCTCGTCGCGTTCGGTGCCACGCCGGCGGTGGCCACCGCGACCGTGATCGGCTACCGGGTGCTGACCGACTGGCTGCCGCTGCTGCCGGGCGCCCTGGTGCTGTCGGCGCTGGTCCGCGCGAAGGTGCTGTGA
- a CDS encoding gamma carbonic anhydrase family protein — MTQKALIAGIGGKEPRVDPEAFVAPTASVIGDVTLGAGASVWYGAVVRGDVETITVGADANVQDNVTLHADPGFPVSVGERVSIGHNAVVHGATVEDDCLIGMGATVLNGAVIGAGSLVAAQALVPQGMLVPPGSLVAGVPAKVRRELSEEERQGVTLNGTMYAELAKAHKDVHR, encoded by the coding sequence ATGACGCAGAAGGCGCTGATCGCGGGCATAGGGGGCAAGGAGCCTCGGGTCGATCCGGAGGCGTTCGTGGCGCCGACGGCCTCGGTGATCGGGGATGTCACGCTGGGTGCGGGGGCGAGTGTCTGGTACGGGGCGGTCGTGCGGGGTGATGTCGAGACGATCACCGTCGGGGCGGACGCGAATGTGCAGGACAACGTGACGCTGCATGCGGACCCCGGGTTTCCGGTGAGCGTCGGGGAGCGGGTGTCCATCGGTCACAACGCGGTGGTGCACGGGGCGACCGTGGAGGACGACTGCCTCATCGGGATGGGGGCGACCGTGCTGAACGGGGCCGTGATCGGGGCGGGGTCGCTGGTCGCCGCTCAGGCGTTGGTGCCGCAGGGGATGCTGGTTCCGCCCGGGTCGCTGGTGGCGGGGGTGCCGGCGAAGGTTCGGCGGGAGCTGTCCGAGGAGGAGCGGCAGGGGGTCACCCTCAACGGGACCATGTACGCGGAGTTGGCCAAGGCGCACAAGGATGTGCATCGCTAG
- a CDS encoding alpha/beta fold hydrolase, translating to MAMIDAAGIRLHVQRMGPPDGRTPDATVVLVHGLLTDSLASYYFTVAPAFAAAGLDVVMYDLRGHGRSERPRDGYTLDHNIDDLEAVLDRLGITGPVHLVGNSYGGTIAFGYAARHPDRTAGLTLIESEPATAAWASKLGGILRRVVAELAHNEPDALAWITANRGHNTARLAKGAARLARETTLGRDIPASRVLTEEQIRAVRCPVLGVYGGDSDLVELVPLKRALLTDFRSVVLPGHEHSVLVEAAGTVGAHILGLIRDVAGAGVR from the coding sequence ATGGCGATGATCGACGCCGCCGGAATCCGGCTGCACGTCCAGCGCATGGGCCCACCGGACGGCCGCACCCCCGACGCCACGGTCGTCCTCGTGCACGGGCTGCTCACCGACAGCCTGGCCAGCTACTACTTCACCGTCGCCCCGGCCTTCGCGGCGGCCGGCCTCGACGTCGTCATGTACGACCTGCGCGGGCACGGCCGCAGCGAGCGCCCACGGGACGGCTACACCCTCGACCACAACATCGACGACCTGGAGGCGGTCCTCGACCGGCTCGGGATCACCGGACCCGTGCACCTGGTCGGCAACTCCTACGGCGGCACGATCGCCTTCGGCTACGCGGCCCGCCACCCTGACCGCACGGCCGGCCTCACCCTGATCGAGTCCGAACCCGCCACCGCCGCCTGGGCGTCCAAGCTGGGCGGCATCCTGCGCCGGGTGGTGGCCGAACTCGCCCACAACGAGCCGGACGCCCTCGCCTGGATCACCGCGAACCGCGGCCACAACACCGCCCGCCTGGCCAAGGGCGCCGCCCGGCTCGCCCGCGAGACCACCCTCGGCCGGGACATCCCCGCCAGCCGGGTGCTGACCGAGGAGCAGATCAGGGCCGTACGCTGCCCGGTCCTCGGTGTGTACGGCGGCGACTCGGACCTGGTGGAGCTGGTGCCGCTGAAGCGGGCGCTGCTCACGGACTTCCGGTCCGTCGTGCTGCCCGGACACGAGCATTCGGTGCTGGTCGAGGCCGCCGGAACCGTCGGCGCCCACATCCTCGGCCTGATCCGCGACGTGGCAGGCGCGGGGGTCCGGTGA
- a CDS encoding DedA family protein, with amino-acid sequence MHVQEWLDTVPPAAVYAVVALVIGLESLGIPLPGEIVLISAALMSSHHSGINPIVLGACATAGAVIGDSIGYAIGRKGGRPLLAWLGRKFPKHFSEGHVATAERSFEKWGMWAVFFGRFVALLRIFAGPLAGVLHMPYWKFLTANVLGGICWAGGTTAVIYYVGVVAEDWLKRFSYLGLAAAVLIGLASMLIVKRRAKKAQPAQQEAEPANAGE; translated from the coding sequence GTGCACGTCCAGGAATGGCTCGACACGGTGCCACCGGCCGCCGTCTACGCCGTCGTGGCCCTGGTGATCGGCCTGGAGAGCCTGGGCATCCCGCTGCCGGGCGAGATCGTCCTGATCTCGGCGGCGCTCATGTCCTCCCATCACTCCGGCATCAACCCGATCGTCCTCGGCGCGTGCGCCACCGCCGGTGCCGTCATCGGGGACTCCATCGGCTACGCGATCGGCCGCAAGGGCGGACGGCCGCTGCTGGCCTGGCTGGGCAGGAAGTTCCCGAAACACTTCAGCGAGGGCCATGTCGCCACCGCGGAGCGGTCCTTCGAGAAGTGGGGCATGTGGGCCGTCTTCTTCGGCCGCTTCGTCGCCCTGCTCCGCATCTTCGCCGGCCCCCTCGCGGGCGTGCTCCACATGCCGTACTGGAAGTTCCTGACCGCCAACGTCCTCGGCGGCATCTGCTGGGCGGGCGGCACCACGGCCGTCATCTACTACGTGGGCGTCGTCGCCGAGGACTGGCTGAAGCGCTTCTCGTACCTGGGCCTTGCGGCAGCCGTCCTGATCGGCCTGGCGTCGATGCTGATCGTCAAGCGCCGGGCGAAGAAGGCCCAGCCGGCCCAACAAGAGGCCGAGCCTGCAAACGCCGGGGAATAG